A stretch of the Clostridiales bacterium genome encodes the following:
- the mnmG gene encoding tRNA uridine-5-carboxymethylaminomethyl(34) synthesis enzyme MnmG yields MADLVVIGAGHAGCEAALAAARMGIDTLLLTLNMDGVALMACNPVIGGSAKGHLVRELDALGGEMGLAIDDTFLQSRMLNTGKGPAVHSLRAQADKQAYQNRMRRALLTQERLTVRQGEAASIETENGHVTAVTTATGARIPCRAVVASTGVYLKSSIIIGEYRKESGPQGLMNAPLLSASLQELGFELRRFKTGTPARVDVRSIDFDEMEEQKGDNPVIPFSFMTDRKLENTYSCYLTWTNAETHRIILDNLHRAPLYSGQIHGIGPRYCPSIEDKIVRFADKERHQIFLEPEGKESREWYVQGMSTSMPEDVQWAMYRTIPGLRRCEFTRLGYAIEYDCIDSRELRPTLESLRIGGLFFAGQINGTSGYEEAACQGLLAGMNAALEIQGKPQVILTRDMAYIGVLTDDLTTKGTDEPYRMMTSRAEHRLYLRQDNADLRLTEIGYHAGLAGKERLERMNEKRAKTGELERQLRTTRFAPGEALNSFLLKCGEPEATGSLSAEELLRRPGIGMKDLQELAPELGDTLPAAAEQAEIAIKYAGYLEKQDHLIEQARRMEETLLPDDIPYEQIEHLRLEARQKLAKQKPVSLGAAGRIPGVNPADVAVLTVWLERRKQEEKQKEE; encoded by the coding sequence ATGGCTGATCTGGTGGTTATCGGCGCGGGGCATGCAGGGTGCGAGGCCGCACTCGCTGCCGCGCGCATGGGAATTGATACCCTGCTGCTGACACTGAACATGGACGGCGTGGCCCTGATGGCCTGCAATCCGGTGATCGGCGGATCCGCAAAGGGACACCTGGTACGGGAACTGGATGCCCTGGGCGGAGAAATGGGACTGGCAATCGACGATACATTTCTGCAGAGCCGCATGCTGAACACCGGGAAGGGACCGGCGGTCCATTCCCTGCGGGCACAGGCGGACAAACAGGCATATCAGAACCGGATGCGGCGGGCGCTCCTGACCCAGGAGCGCCTGACCGTGCGTCAGGGAGAAGCCGCGTCCATTGAGACGGAAAACGGGCATGTTACCGCGGTGACCACGGCGACCGGCGCACGCATTCCGTGCCGGGCGGTGGTGGCATCCACCGGCGTGTACCTGAAGAGCAGCATTATCATCGGGGAATACCGGAAGGAAAGCGGCCCCCAGGGACTGATGAACGCCCCGCTGCTGTCCGCCTCGCTGCAGGAACTGGGATTTGAGCTGCGCCGGTTCAAGACCGGTACACCGGCCCGCGTGGACGTCCGCAGCATCGACTTTGACGAGATGGAGGAGCAGAAAGGCGACAACCCGGTGATTCCGTTTTCCTTTATGACGGACCGAAAGCTGGAAAACACCTACAGCTGCTACCTGACCTGGACCAACGCGGAGACCCACCGGATTATCCTGGACAACCTGCACAGGGCTCCGCTGTACAGCGGGCAGATCCACGGCATCGGACCGCGGTACTGCCCCAGCATCGAGGACAAGATTGTCCGATTTGCCGACAAGGAGCGGCACCAGATCTTCCTGGAACCGGAAGGGAAGGAAAGCCGGGAATGGTATGTGCAGGGGATGTCCACCTCTATGCCGGAGGACGTGCAGTGGGCTATGTACCGGACGATTCCCGGACTGCGGCGCTGCGAGTTTACCCGGCTGGGATACGCGATTGAGTATGACTGCATCGACAGCCGCGAGCTTCGGCCGACGCTGGAAAGCCTGCGGATCGGCGGACTGTTCTTTGCCGGGCAGATCAACGGAACGAGCGGATACGAGGAAGCCGCGTGCCAGGGCCTGCTGGCCGGCATGAACGCGGCGCTGGAAATCCAGGGAAAGCCCCAGGTGATCCTGACCCGGGATATGGCCTATATCGGCGTACTGACCGATGACCTGACCACGAAGGGAACGGATGAACCGTACCGGATGATGACCTCCCGCGCGGAACACCGGCTGTACCTGCGGCAGGATAACGCGGACCTGCGCCTGACGGAGATCGGCTATCATGCCGGGCTGGCGGGGAAGGAACGCCTGGAACGGATGAATGAAAAGCGCGCGAAGACCGGGGAGCTGGAACGGCAGCTGCGGACCACACGGTTTGCACCCGGTGAAGCGCTGAACAGTTTCCTGCTGAAGTGCGGGGAGCCGGAAGCCACCGGCTCGCTGAGCGCGGAGGAACTCCTGCGGCGGCCCGGAATCGGGATGAAGGACCTGCAGGAGCTGGCCCCGGAACTGGGAGATACGCTGCCCGCCGCGGCGGAACAGGCGGAGATCGCCATCAAGTATGCCGGATACCTGGAAAAGCAGGATCACCTGATTGAACAGGCCCGCCGGATGGAAGAGACACTGCTTCCGGACGATATCCCGTACGAACAGATTGAGCACCTGCGGCTGGAGGCCCGCCAGAAGCTGGCAAAGCAGAAGCCGGTTTCCCTGGGAGCAGCCGGGCGGATCCCCGGGGTCAACCCCGCGGATGTCGCCGTGCTGACGGTATGGCTGGAACGGCGGAAGCAGGAAGAAAAACAGAAAGAAGAATAA
- a CDS encoding Ig-like domain-containing protein, translating to MKRKLLIVVLAAVLCLLAAVPAMAADTFAFAERSIRVFEDEEVTLALRQEGKYAEGEITFSSDNARALTVSDDGTVTPVAKGRATVTAALKQDGKTVRRATIEIQVIRRVTKVTLSRKNLTVMEAGDPLLDGVLIAADDMDLPVIVLPVSRGVNLSASCTPEDANNRRVEYASSDVGIAKVSKEGNLRGMEAGECVLTVSSVQNPEIVELYRVLVVEPVKKISIEAPSKTMFAGETMELDAVCSPDKASIRKVTWTSKRPSVATVDENGVVTGVAKGQATIEATALDGSKVTGSFTVNVQQEVTSITLKQDNVTVATKRQVQVNASAQPAEANNRQVSWESSDESIATVKAGTITGISPGTCYVTARSVSNPSVSASLMVTVYQPATKISFTTQNGISFHKGTSQQLDWVIEPSNTTNKAVTFKSNAPKIATVDEYGVVTGISRGSATITVTTADGSNKSANIKVNVTQPVEGVNLPQYTYYVPIGRGVNIKAAVQPSDANNQKVNWDIADPTIASVRSNGTSTGKVTGNWPGTTVVTTTTEEGGFTASANVEVGDYDNAVRLENLEITADNKIRIVLWNTSNYTITRVKFRVLCYDTMNYPLICNTDGVTNGFDGSYPLTLNPGERTQHGRFNFGNYRESGTLGSVTLIITGFTFDNGQEWKIPEEYWVATQPAYSRNMWTPTPTPVPVPGSDGGANG from the coding sequence ATGAAGAGAAAGCTTCTGATCGTGGTGCTTGCTGCTGTGCTGTGCCTGTTGGCGGCTGTACCGGCCATGGCTGCGGATACATTTGCTTTTGCCGAGCGGAGTATCCGCGTCTTTGAGGACGAGGAAGTGACCCTGGCGCTTCGCCAGGAAGGAAAATACGCAGAAGGGGAAATTACCTTTTCAAGCGACAATGCCCGGGCGCTGACGGTGTCGGATGACGGAACCGTAACCCCGGTTGCCAAAGGCCGTGCAACGGTGACCGCCGCCCTGAAGCAGGACGGCAAAACCGTGCGCCGGGCGACCATCGAAATCCAGGTGATCCGGCGGGTAACCAAGGTCACCCTGAGCCGGAAGAACCTGACGGTGATGGAGGCGGGAGATCCCCTGCTGGACGGCGTGCTGATTGCCGCGGACGACATGGACCTGCCGGTGATTGTGCTTCCGGTATCGCGGGGCGTGAACCTGAGCGCTTCCTGCACACCGGAAGACGCGAACAACCGGAGGGTTGAGTACGCATCCTCGGACGTCGGCATTGCCAAAGTGTCGAAGGAAGGCAACCTGCGCGGCATGGAAGCGGGTGAGTGCGTGCTGACGGTTTCCAGCGTGCAGAACCCGGAAATCGTGGAGCTGTACCGCGTGCTGGTGGTTGAACCGGTGAAGAAGATTTCAATCGAAGCGCCGTCCAAGACGATGTTCGCCGGGGAAACCATGGAACTGGACGCAGTCTGCTCCCCGGACAAGGCCAGCATCCGGAAGGTCACCTGGACGTCCAAGCGCCCGAGTGTTGCCACGGTGGATGAAAACGGCGTGGTGACCGGTGTTGCGAAGGGCCAGGCGACAATTGAAGCCACCGCCCTGGACGGATCGAAGGTAACCGGATCCTTTACCGTGAATGTGCAGCAGGAAGTGACATCGATCACACTGAAGCAGGACAATGTAACCGTGGCAACCAAGCGCCAGGTGCAGGTAAATGCCAGCGCACAGCCGGCGGAGGCGAACAACCGCCAGGTGTCCTGGGAATCCTCCGATGAATCCATCGCGACGGTCAAGGCCGGAACGATCACGGGCATCAGCCCCGGAACATGCTATGTGACCGCCCGAAGCGTTTCGAATCCCTCCGTTTCAGCATCGCTGATGGTTACGGTGTATCAGCCGGCGACAAAGATTTCCTTTACGACGCAGAACGGCATTTCGTTCCACAAGGGAACCAGCCAGCAGCTGGACTGGGTGATTGAACCGTCGAACACGACCAACAAAGCGGTGACGTTCAAATCGAACGCGCCGAAGATCGCGACCGTGGACGAATACGGCGTGGTGACCGGCATCAGCCGCGGCAGCGCAACGATTACCGTGACCACGGCGGACGGATCCAACAAGAGCGCGAACATCAAGGTGAATGTGACCCAGCCGGTGGAAGGCGTGAACCTGCCGCAGTATACCTACTATGTACCGATCGGCCGGGGTGTGAACATCAAGGCGGCGGTACAGCCGAGCGACGCGAACAACCAGAAGGTGAACTGGGATATCGCGGATCCGACGATCGCTTCTGTCCGCTCCAACGGTACATCGACCGGCAAGGTGACCGGCAACTGGCCGGGAACCACGGTGGTGACCACGACCACGGAGGAAGGCGGGTTCACCGCATCCGCCAATGTGGAAGTGGGCGACTATGACAACGCGGTCCGCCTGGAGAACCTCGAAATTACGGCGGACAACAAGATCCGGATCGTACTGTGGAACACCAGCAACTACACGATTACGCGGGTGAAATTCCGCGTGCTGTGCTACGACACGATGAACTATCCGCTGATCTGCAACACGGACGGTGTGACGAACGGATTTGACGGAAGCTATCCGCTGACCCTGAACCCCGGCGAACGGACCCAGCACGGGCGCTTCAATTTCGGCAACTACCGGGAGAGCGGCACGCTGGGCTCGGTAACGCTGATTATTACCGGGTTCACCTTTGACAACGGACAGGAGTGGAAGATCCCGGAGGAATACTGGGTAGCCACTCAGCCGGCTTACAGCCGGAACATGTGGACACCTACTCCCACCCCGGTGCCGGTACCGGGCAGCGACGGAGGCGCGAATGGCTGA
- a CDS encoding IreB family regulatory phosphoprotein: MDNQETQKLPAIVETGNEAHDILINVYRALQAKGYDPISQLVGYLFSGDPTYITSFNSARSLIRRLERDEILEELVRYYLDTH, translated from the coding sequence GTGGACAATCAGGAAACCCAGAAGCTTCCGGCCATCGTTGAGACGGGAAATGAAGCACACGATATTCTGATTAACGTTTACCGCGCACTGCAGGCCAAAGGATACGACCCGATCAGCCAGCTGGTGGGGTACCTTTTCTCCGGAGACCCGACATATATCACCAGCTTCAATTCAGCGCGGAGCCTGATCCGCCGGCTGGAACGGGACGAGATTCTGGAAGAGCTTGTCCGATACTATCTGGATACGCATTGA
- a CDS encoding SH3 domain-containing protein produces the protein MTKRIFSLILAAMMSLMLLIPAVTAEDQAIDTTAGHYYVYTENGKSLNVRFTPGGEKIGSLKYGARVYCYYLDTGNGWALIDYTFNHPTYGYGTYACYVSNRYLQKSKPAAKPDSSSSSSSSSTSTDTLADVNKEFRSAKDVEPFTVTVRPSRASGWVNLRWAPSLSAEIMATYKQNDKLLVIKELKNWYQVEDQSTGDVGFISKKYVVK, from the coding sequence ATGACCAAGCGTATTTTCTCCCTGATCCTTGCTGCAATGATGTCCCTGATGCTGCTGATTCCCGCTGTGACGGCTGAAGACCAGGCGATCGATACTACTGCCGGTCACTACTATGTATATACCGAGAACGGCAAGAGCCTGAACGTCCGTTTTACCCCCGGCGGTGAGAAAATCGGCTCCCTGAAATACGGCGCCCGGGTTTACTGCTACTACCTGGACACAGGTAACGGATGGGCGCTGATTGATTACACCTTCAATCATCCCACATACGGTTATGGAACATACGCATGCTATGTTTCCAACCGCTACCTGCAGAAGAGCAAGCCGGCGGCCAAGCCGGACTCCTCTTCCTCCTCTTCCTCTTCTTCCACCTCCACGGACACCCTGGCGGACGTGAACAAGGAATTCAGGAGTGCGAAGGATGTGGAACCTTTCACCGTGACTGTGAGGCCTTCCCGCGCCAGCGGATGGGTCAACCTCCGGTGGGCTCCCAGCCTGTCCGCAGAAATCATGGCAACCTACAAACAGAATGATAAGCTGCTGGTGATCAAGGAACTGAAAAACTGGTACCAGGTGGAAGACCAGAGTACCGGAGACGTAGGCTTTATCAGCAAGAAATACGTTGTGAAGTAA
- a CDS encoding Ig domain-containing protein, translating into MKKILVPLLVLVLLCVSLAALAEGNEAITVELNTTRLPLYEANDPGVDLFRAEGAEENTLPVLLVPLKKNLELRVTVMPKDLKNRKSVLTVDDEEVARIRETTLYTRNAGETILTIASAMDPAAAVQYRVIVYQPVTRIAVTASEKAVAVGQTIRLTADILPENSAMKEVEWASQDEKIATVDGEGNVTGVKRGTARITATAKDGSNIKASISIQVNQNPEEITLDKPELTIDTGRSTAIRATVLPKDANNKNVVWASSDESIAKVNADGRVTGVALGECTIICTDKQTGTVQASAVVHVQQPVTKVTLGEAPAVYAGETAQLSWTTEPANASNPSVTFKAGNEKVLTVSEDGTITGIKAGETWVTVMSTDGSNRQAKIKVRVYQHVTGVHMKRNTAYIDLRTKSTTTAILEPDTATNHNMTWVSADPSIATVEPIRNQPQRISIYGVSEGVTVITGTTEDGGFQTSIPVLVGHWEKSLKIQEAKVKGADALLKVKNVSDLTITSIKVEVSVFDNEGKPVPCNSKDDSNTYVMTYKKTLEPGDVTKEKDWKTVNFKLPDSPTVHEYVVKVTEFEIDHDWIKVIRKNNQPTQKCPVHL; encoded by the coding sequence ATGAAGAAGATTCTGGTTCCCCTGCTGGTGCTGGTTTTGCTCTGTGTCAGCCTGGCTGCACTGGCGGAAGGGAACGAAGCAATCACGGTTGAGCTGAATACCACAAGGCTCCCGCTATACGAAGCGAACGATCCCGGCGTGGACCTGTTCCGGGCAGAAGGAGCGGAGGAAAACACGCTGCCGGTGCTGCTGGTTCCGCTGAAGAAGAACCTGGAGCTGCGCGTAACCGTAATGCCGAAGGATCTGAAGAACAGGAAGAGCGTCCTGACCGTGGACGATGAGGAAGTCGCCCGGATCCGCGAAACCACATTGTATACGCGGAATGCCGGAGAGACCATCCTGACGATCGCCAGCGCGATGGATCCGGCCGCGGCGGTGCAGTACCGGGTGATTGTTTACCAGCCGGTGACCCGGATTGCCGTGACCGCATCTGAGAAAGCAGTGGCGGTCGGGCAGACGATCCGCCTGACAGCGGATATCCTGCCGGAGAACTCGGCGATGAAGGAAGTGGAATGGGCTTCCCAGGATGAGAAGATCGCCACCGTGGACGGAGAAGGAAATGTGACGGGTGTGAAGCGCGGGACTGCGAGAATCACCGCTACGGCGAAGGATGGAAGCAATATCAAAGCCAGCATCAGCATCCAGGTGAACCAGAACCCGGAGGAGATCACGCTGGATAAGCCGGAGCTGACCATCGATACCGGGCGGAGCACCGCAATACGGGCCACCGTCCTTCCGAAGGATGCGAACAACAAAAATGTGGTGTGGGCGTCTTCCGATGAAAGCATTGCCAAGGTGAACGCGGACGGGCGCGTGACCGGTGTGGCGCTGGGTGAATGCACGATCATCTGCACGGACAAGCAGACCGGAACGGTCCAGGCATCGGCGGTTGTCCATGTACAGCAGCCGGTAACCAAGGTGACGCTCGGTGAGGCACCGGCGGTATATGCCGGTGAAACCGCACAGCTGTCCTGGACCACGGAACCGGCCAACGCCAGCAATCCGTCGGTCACATTCAAAGCCGGAAACGAAAAAGTGCTGACGGTCAGTGAGGACGGGACAATCACCGGGATCAAAGCCGGTGAAACCTGGGTGACCGTGATGAGCACCGACGGATCCAACCGCCAGGCCAAGATCAAGGTCCGGGTATACCAGCATGTGACCGGCGTGCATATGAAGCGGAACACAGCGTATATTGACCTGCGGACCAAGTCCACCACCACCGCGATCCTGGAGCCGGATACCGCCACGAACCACAATATGACCTGGGTGAGCGCTGATCCTTCCATCGCGACAGTGGAACCGATCCGGAATCAGCCGCAGCGGATTTCGATTTACGGCGTGAGCGAAGGTGTTACCGTAATTACCGGCACGACGGAAGACGGCGGATTCCAGACATCCATTCCGGTCCTGGTCGGACACTGGGAAAAATCGCTGAAGATCCAGGAAGCCAAGGTGAAAGGCGCGGACGCGCTATTGAAGGTTAAGAACGTCAGCGACCTGACGATTACATCCATCAAGGTGGAGGTTTCCGTTTTCGACAATGAAGGGAAACCGGTTCCCTGCAACAGCAAGGATGACAGCAACACCTATGTGATGACTTACAAAAAGACGCTTGAACCCGGTGACGTCACGAAAGAGAAGGACTGGAAGACGGTTAACTTCAAGCTTCCGGATTCTCCGACAGTACATGAATATGTGGTGAAGGTCACTGAGTTTGAGATTGACCATGACTGGATCAAGGTGATCCGGAAGAACAACCAGCCGACCCAGAAATGCCCGGTGCATCTGTAA
- a CDS encoding glutamine--tRNA ligase/YqeY domain fusion protein: MEENAVRSNFIWDAIDQDLAEGRYTEIHTRFPPEPNGYMHIGHCKALIMDFLTAEKYGGKCNLRFDDTNPAKEDTEYVNAIKKDIHWLGFHWTGGEFYASDYYDKCYEIAEEWIRRGLAYVDELSKDEMREYRGTLTEPGKNSPWRDRPAEESLDLFRRMKAGEFPEGSKTLRMKIDMASPNIVMRDPAMYRILYKEHWRTGNKWCIYPMYDFSHPIGDALEGISHSMCSLEYEIHRPLYDWVVEKSADMLPARPRQIEFSRLNMTGTVMSKRYLRQLVEGGYVAGWDDPRMPTLSAMRRRGYPAMAIRNFVDTIGMSKADSTVDYAVLEHCVRDVLGNTAPRAMAVLNPLKVVLTNWPEGETKTITLENHPDHPEMGERTLAFGRELWIEQEDFMEVPAKKYQRMFPGNEVRLKGAYIVRCDECVKDADGNVTEVHCTVDLDSFSGSAGADRKIKGKTLHWVPAGDCIPFEARLYDPLLNDELPEDEEEADKKDFISRLNPESLKVCRGYAEKVIADAETGASFQFLRTGYFCKDPDSTAELPVYNRSVGLKDTFAKQK, encoded by the coding sequence ATGGAAGAAAACGCGGTACGCAGTAATTTTATCTGGGACGCTATTGACCAGGATCTGGCGGAAGGCCGGTATACGGAAATACATACCCGGTTTCCCCCGGAACCGAATGGATATATGCATATTGGGCACTGCAAAGCCCTGATTATGGACTTTCTCACCGCGGAGAAATACGGCGGAAAGTGCAACCTGCGCTTTGACGATACCAACCCCGCCAAGGAAGACACGGAATACGTAAACGCCATCAAAAAGGATATCCACTGGCTCGGTTTCCACTGGACCGGCGGTGAGTTTTACGCTTCCGATTATTATGACAAGTGTTACGAGATCGCGGAGGAGTGGATCCGTCGCGGCCTGGCCTATGTGGATGAGCTCAGCAAGGATGAGATGCGCGAATACCGCGGCACCCTCACCGAGCCCGGCAAAAACAGCCCCTGGCGCGACCGTCCCGCGGAAGAAAGCCTGGACCTGTTCCGCCGTATGAAGGCTGGTGAATTCCCGGAAGGCAGCAAAACCCTCCGTATGAAGATCGACATGGCCTCCCCGAATATCGTCATGCGCGATCCGGCCATGTACCGTATCCTGTATAAGGAACACTGGCGCACCGGAAACAAGTGGTGCATCTATCCCATGTACGATTTCTCCCACCCCATCGGCGACGCGCTGGAAGGCATCAGCCACTCCATGTGCTCCCTGGAGTATGAGATTCACCGTCCCCTGTACGACTGGGTCGTGGAAAAGAGCGCGGACATGCTGCCTGCCCGTCCCCGCCAGATCGAGTTCTCCCGCCTCAACATGACCGGCACGGTCATGTCCAAGCGCTACCTCCGCCAGCTGGTGGAGGGCGGCTATGTGGCCGGCTGGGACGATCCCCGGATGCCCACCCTCTCCGCCATGCGCCGCCGCGGCTATCCCGCGATGGCCATCCGGAATTTTGTGGACACCATCGGTATGAGCAAGGCGGATTCCACTGTGGACTACGCCGTACTGGAGCACTGCGTCCGCGATGTGCTGGGAAACACTGCCCCGCGCGCCATGGCGGTGCTGAATCCCCTCAAGGTGGTTCTCACCAACTGGCCGGAAGGCGAAACGAAGACCATTACCCTCGAAAATCACCCGGATCATCCGGAAATGGGTGAACGCACGCTGGCCTTCGGCCGGGAACTCTGGATTGAGCAGGAAGACTTCATGGAAGTCCCCGCCAAAAAATACCAGCGCATGTTCCCCGGCAATGAAGTCCGGCTCAAGGGCGCCTACATCGTCCGTTGCGACGAGTGTGTAAAGGATGCCGACGGCAACGTCACCGAAGTACACTGCACCGTGGACCTGGATTCCTTCTCCGGCAGCGCCGGCGCCGACCGGAAGATCAAGGGCAAAACCCTGCACTGGGTGCCCGCCGGGGACTGCATCCCCTTCGAAGCCCGGCTGTACGATCCCCTGCTGAACGATGAACTGCCCGAAGACGAGGAAGAAGCCGATAAAAAGGACTTCATCTCCCGCTTGAACCCGGAAAGCCTGAAGGTCTGCCGCGGCTACGCCGAAAAGGTCATCGCGGATGCCGAAACCGGCGCTTCCTTCCAGTTCCTGCGCACCGGCTACTTCTGCAAGGATCCGGATTCCACCGCTGAACTGCCTGTTTATAATCGTTCTGTCGGTCTCAAAGACACTTTCGCGAAGCAAAAGTAA
- a CDS encoding glutamate--tRNA ligase, which translates to MFSMTVRTRFAPSPTGFMHLGGVRTALYAYLFAKQNDGQFILRIEDTDQERFVEGATEVIYDTLRACGLNWDEGPDVGGPCGPYIQSQRKDTYLPYAKQLVKSGHAYYCFCSKEEIEERKAKVEAAGGTWKYDKHCLHLSEEEVQQKLDAGIPWTIRMNAPTEGETSYTDAVFGEMTFQNSEAMDDMVLIKQDGMPTYNFANVIDDHLMGITHVMRGMEYLSSTPRYNYLYTALGWEIPTYIHLPTVMRDATHKLSKRDGDAYYSDYIEKGFLTEALINYLALVGWNPGTDQEFFTLPELVKAFDIHRINKSPGIFDVNKLEWMNTQYVAQMDFEKYLAMATPWFDKVLAGKNIDYRRLAELMQSRTDIFSRIPEKIAFLAEIPEYDTAIFFNKKQKSDETVAKEVLPLLIPVLEGISDWTEQNIHDVVMENIQAWERKTGSVLWPMRIAISGQESTPGGAFEIAYLLGKDETLARMKKSLARL; encoded by the coding sequence TTGTTTTCCATGACAGTTCGTACCCGTTTCGCCCCCAGCCCCACCGGTTTCATGCACCTGGGCGGCGTGCGCACCGCGCTTTACGCATACCTCTTTGCCAAACAGAACGATGGTCAGTTTATCCTGCGCATTGAGGATACTGACCAGGAACGCTTTGTGGAAGGCGCCACCGAAGTGATCTACGATACCCTCCGCGCCTGCGGCCTCAACTGGGATGAAGGTCCCGATGTCGGCGGCCCCTGCGGTCCCTACATCCAGTCCCAGCGCAAGGATACCTATCTCCCCTATGCAAAGCAGCTGGTCAAATCCGGCCATGCATACTACTGCTTCTGCTCCAAGGAGGAAATTGAGGAGCGGAAGGCAAAGGTGGAAGCGGCGGGCGGCACCTGGAAATACGACAAGCACTGCCTGCACCTGAGCGAGGAAGAAGTACAGCAGAAGCTGGATGCCGGTATCCCGTGGACCATCCGGATGAATGCGCCCACCGAGGGCGAAACCAGCTATACCGACGCGGTTTTCGGCGAGATGACCTTCCAGAATTCGGAAGCCATGGACGACATGGTCCTCATCAAGCAGGACGGCATGCCCACCTATAACTTCGCCAACGTGATTGACGACCACCTCATGGGCATCACCCATGTCATGCGCGGTATGGAGTACCTTTCCTCCACACCCCGCTACAATTACCTGTACACGGCGCTGGGCTGGGAAATCCCGACCTATATTCACCTGCCCACCGTCATGCGGGATGCCACTCACAAGCTTTCCAAACGGGACGGCGATGCCTATTATTCCGATTATATTGAGAAGGGCTTCCTCACCGAGGCGCTGATCAACTACCTGGCGCTGGTCGGCTGGAACCCCGGCACGGATCAGGAATTCTTCACCCTGCCGGAGCTGGTGAAGGCGTTTGATATCCACCGCATCAACAAATCTCCCGGCATCTTCGATGTCAACAAGCTGGAGTGGATGAACACCCAGTATGTCGCCCAGATGGACTTCGAAAAATACCTGGCCATGGCCACCCCGTGGTTCGACAAGGTGCTGGCCGGGAAAAACATCGACTACCGCCGCCTGGCGGAGCTCATGCAGAGCCGCACGGACATCTTCTCCCGTATTCCGGAAAAGATTGCCTTCCTGGCGGAAATACCGGAATATGACACTGCCATCTTTTTTAATAAGAAGCAGAAGAGCGATGAAACCGTGGCGAAGGAAGTCCTGCCCCTGCTGATCCCGGTGCTCGAAGGCATCAGCGACTGGACGGAGCAGAACATCCACGATGTGGTCATGGAGAACATCCAGGCCTGGGAGCGTAAAACCGGTTCCGTGCTCTGGCCCATGCGCATCGCGATTTCCGGCCAGGAATCCACTCCCGGCGGCGCGTTTGAAATTGCGTACCTGCTCGGCAAGGATGAAACCCTCGCCCGCATGAAAAAGTCCCTGGCGCGGCTGTAA
- a CDS encoding radical SAM mobile pair system MarR family transcriptional regulator produces MVTNGGFLVTKIKQLGDRIFEKVLAEKGIDAFNGPQGRILYVLWQQDGVPIKTVSDTCGLAITSLTTMLERMERQGLIRRESDSRDKRKTLLFLTDKARTLQVDYDAVSNQMGALYYKDFTEDEIRQFEACLQRIQRNLEEKLKS; encoded by the coding sequence ATGGTAACGAACGGTGGATTCCTGGTCACAAAGATCAAACAGCTTGGCGACCGCATTTTTGAAAAGGTGCTGGCCGAAAAAGGCATTGACGCCTTTAACGGCCCGCAGGGACGGATTCTGTATGTCCTCTGGCAACAGGACGGTGTGCCGATCAAAACAGTTTCCGACACATGCGGCCTTGCCATTACTTCTCTTACCACGATGCTTGAGCGTATGGAGCGGCAGGGGCTGATCCGCAGAGAGTCGGACAGCCGGGACAAGCGCAAAACGCTGCTCTTCCTGACGGATAAGGCGAGGACGCTGCAGGTGGATTATGATGCCGTTTCCAATCAGATGGGCGCGCTGTACTACAAGGACTTCACGGAGGATGAAATCCGGCAGTTCGAGGCTTGCCTGCAGCGGATACAACGGAATCTGGAGGAGAAGCTGAAATCATGA